CAAACTAAAGATGAAGAAATGTTCAGATTCTccagaaaacatgaaaacttTTGTTAAACCTTCAAATGGTCTGAAAAGTTGAGGATGTTTTCACTCTGTTTGGTACATTTACAGGTTTctcataaaaaagaaagaaaaaaaattgatttgtattttattcattcattcagtttgtttttcatcAGTTAAACTTAAATCTGAGAGATGAGCCTGAGTTTTGACTTTCAGATATTTTACTGAGTTAAATCCATTATTCATCCTGTTATTCTTCCTAAGTGTTTTTATGATAATTAATAAAATCGACTTTCTAATGAAGTCTGTGACGTTGTATTTTACTGGTTGATCTGATTTAACCGAGGAATCGGCTGGAGTTATTAAAAGCTTAAACCTCAGTGTCAGTCTAAAATTTGTTAAACCCTCTGTTTTATTCACAGCTAACAAGCTAGGTGTAGAATGATCGATCAGTGATTTGttataaccagtgttggtcaagttacttgaaaaaagtaatcagtaactaattactgattacttccccaaaaaagtaatcccgttactttactgcttacttattttcaaaggtaattaattacttagttacttagttactttttaaaaacacgatttacaacctgaataggtaataaagtgatagatctttcagcccaattctactttttctgcataatccatcacacaaaatgtaatcaaatggaaaagtctcttttttttttttacttgttttatcaattttaatcttttaactttatgcatcaagtaaaaattaaattatatgcaccattctctgacttgaagaaattagtttaacatttaaagctattttctgcacattccagcacataaaataaaatattttttgtgtttacactcagtctttcaaatagatgcaagtaaaacacagcagaaaataaataaagtcaaagactagcggtcctgttgctctattttcacctgtaaagcaggagtagggtaggcggaggtttgccctggtgcaggtgtgccgcagcggtcagtggaagaatccgcgagtttctctgtgaatttcccattacgtcgttgcgcactcggtgcttgtttaggggggttttttcgctgtaaaaagaagttttcttcccacgcacaacggacactaatgtttttgtcactttttgtggaatcaaactcaaagtaaggtcagtacttccacggtttaaacgctgcatgctcatactctctcccgcactcgatatattatccatcgttgatctgcacacagctgttgtcacgaacgtcgcactcgcttacgtcattgtcatgggacattctcgcaaaaatatcacggttttagtaacgcagtaacgcagcgttcctacaggaaagtaacggtaatgtAAATACCGTTTTTgcgatagtaatcccttactttactcgttactttaaaaaagtaatcagattacagtaacgcgttgcgttactgcccatctctggttataGCACAGCTTTACTGAGTGTACAGTAAGCATCCATCAGTCATTACAATAACAATACCTCTTAATGCTGTAAAAGGTATTGCAACGACATAAAGCTGCCATACACCTTGGCTTAAACCAGTATAAGACGTCTTAGCCACAAGAGCATGCATGTAGAAAGTATGCACCTATGCTAACAGTTTCCTTTGTTTTCTAGCATTTACACTAAACTAACACAAAATGTCATCTGCAGATGTGATGAAGGGTATActcagtcatttttttctttattttaatagaagaaaatactGTACTCATAAATATACATTGATTAGTGAGTAGCTACATCTTCCAACAATTGAGGAACCTTCATGAACTTATCATTAATGTATTAAAAATAGATAACAGCTGCCATGTTGCCCAACCATCTTGAATACAGTGATTTCTGTTCTGCCTAATCAGCACAGCGATTATAGACTGGCCCCATACCAGAGGTGGAGGAGAACAGAAATGGTAGGCATTGGCATGCTGTGGACGGGCATTTTAATTCCTATCTGCATTTCAAACTGAAGATATCAAGGATCAAATCTATGTTTTAtcattaaagaaacaaaaacatgaaagggACAATGCCACCACgatctcatctcatctcctgAAATGAAGCTGGGGCTCTAACACATGAAAATGTGCATAAACAAGTTATTTGCAATACTGTCATAGTTACTTAATGTGATCAGAAAAGAAACAATCTGCTGACATTTATAGGTGAGATTTTACACTTTGTTTCCTGATGAGGTGTTCGCGGACCTGTTAGTTCTGGGGAGTTGTAATGCAATCAGTGTTCCTGTTCTTGATCTTGTGACATTTTTGGAAATTCAAACAGAAATGTGGTTGTTGTCACTTTAAgagtttctctctttttatttaaaaaaaatcttttagatAATTTCATCTCAAATATTGAAACAGGTGTTTGTAAAAATAAACCACTGAACCTTGTTCACACAGAGAATTATAAACATTTaatcatgttaaaaaaaaaatttaacatcTGTTTTCTGATTGATCAGCTCTTGTTGAGAGCAGCTGCCAGCTGGTTGTAGCTCATCTTCCTCAGTATCTCCTCAGTTACCTCCTTGGCCCCCTCGGCGTGGTACTTCTGGACCATGAGGTCAACAGTTCTGGTTCTGTCTGCGGCCTCCAGTCGGCTGACGGAGATCGGATCAGTCCGGAGACTCAGGAAGCGCTGGAAGGTTTTCAGATCCTCTGAACCGAGACGGTTGAgcatctgcagcagctgcagggtCGCATCTTCGTCCTGCAAGTCCAGCACCTTCACTGACATGGGAGAGACCGGAACACAGATCAGACCAGATCCACACACATTAACTGATCTGCAAGACCGGTAATGTTGTGGTGATGGAGCTGTACTCCCTTAAGATGGTGTCGAAGAggccaagataaagacaatgctggacaatacctcccacccactccatgacgtaCTGcccagtcacaggagcacgcttagtgagagactgagattacccataatgcaccactgaatgacacaggaaatcatttctCCCTGTGGATATCACATCCAACTAATGCACAGTACACACTGCATTAGTTACATCATTTTGCACATCCCCTacagtaaaataacaaataacatttaaataaagttttacagtTTAGGGTAAAATGTCAatcatatatttttaatctttgtaAGATTctggatatttataattgagctatttgtttatattaaagctatttttttatattctgtaattttgtaatatattgcattatttcatttcctctgggattaataaaggattctgattctgatgtttatAGATCTGTCTGTGTGAACAAAAAGATCTGAGGTCACTCTGGATTAAACAGATTATTCAGATTAAGTCATCAGAAATGTTTGAAACTACAGTTATTAATTAAAGTTATGTTATCACTGTTACCTGATAAACATTTCTCAGGTGGAAAAGCTGAATTTCTGATTAGCTGATGAAAGAGTAAGTTTGGTTTGATTAAAGCCTCTAAAGGACAAAAAGCATGTCTGGGGGCAGCAGTCTGAAACTGCTGGACACCAGCCAATTAAAGGACAGGATTCAGACGCATGAGCACAAACTGGGAGCCAGGAAAAAAACACTGGTCAGGACAGGCAAACGTTCAATGGAGATGTCTGGCTGAAACAATCAAAGAGAAGCTGCAGGTTCACGAGTCTCCATGATAAAGTCTCACATTTTCAAGAACCAtggtgtgttttcagtttgactATAAATCAACTACAGACACAGGTAAAAGAAGGTCACATGTAGTGTGAATTACCTTTTAGCTGAATGTCTCGGGCCCAGACCTCACACTCTTTGTTGCCAAACACCCAGCCGATCAGACGGGATCCAGCCACATGACTCCTGAGCTGCAGCCTCACTTGTGTGGCTCCAGCCTTCAGCTGCACCTGGAATGACGGCAGGAAGTTGTTGTAGTCTCTGAAGTTCACGAACTTTGATATCTGAAAcgataaaaacaagaaatgagcttcatgagagtgtgtgtgtaaaaattaAGATCAGGGTCTAATCAGGAAGCAGCGTCAACAAactcagcttcctgtttctgaaCAGCTGATGGAGTTTCAATTCGAGGATTCACCATGGCAATGGTAAACAAAGAGAAAGTAAAGCATCAGGTGAGAGCAGGTGAGAGCAGGTGAGAGCAGGTGAGAGCAGGTGCAGCGTCCAAGTGACATACCTCTGGCTGGATGACTGTGACGGGCTCTCCAATCAGTTTGTATGTGTGATTTGGGATCAGTTCACAGTCAGGAATAGCTTCGACGTACTCAGCCCCAATCCGCCGCTTCCACTCCTTTCTCACCTGCACATCAGGTGATCAGTCAGCAGTCAGAGCCACAAAGACTGATTCAGGTATTTGTTACCGGTGTCAGAGGATATCATTTCAAATATAAatcatttgaaatttaaacCTTTCACTGCACTTTTCATGGATATTGTAAGGACCCTTCAGGCAGGGCCTGCTTACCTGAGTGAGGCAGACATTCCTGGGCAGCAGCAGGACAAACAGTGTGGAATTTGTGGGTTGAGAGAAGATCAACACCAGGCCAGCAATCTGGTCACTGGGCGCTGGGGTCACCAGACCAAAGCACGAGAAGCCCGAGATATCAACTGTCACATGACTATCGGTCACCTGACCTGGAGTGATAAAGTCCACACAGTCCCCAGTGACATGAGCTACAGATAGGAAGTGCTGACCACCATCTGCAAGATAGAAAAACATTCATCCAGAGACTATCAAGAAACGTCAGCCAGCGATGGCAATTCAGACGTGTCTGACATGGTAACCCTGGAATGAGCCAAACACAAAATGTAAATCTAAACTTCTCTCCAAAGTCTCGGACTCAGAGGATTAAACAAGATCAGAAagtatttttctttcctccaaAACATCAGGCGAGGATGATTTCTTCTGCAGGTTCTGTTTGCTGTCATGTGAATGTGAAGTTTGACCTCATGGTGGGACTGTGACATGTAACTGgcagaaaacatgtcaaagaaacagttAGTGACCTGAGAGCAGCTGGCAATGCGGCAGGTGGAGTCGCTGGAAGCTCCCAGTCAGCAGGTGGAACCTGAACAGAGCTCCTGCCACCTGCAGCCCTTTAGAGGACAGGAAGTCCACATCCCAGGGAACCATCTCATACACCACGTCACCAAATCCCTCCAACACCAGGCCTGTCACACTGCACCTGAACACACCGTGCTGCTGGCAGCGCAACCTGGCAACATGGAAACATTACTGTTTATTTGTTAGCTCTTAACTGTGAGGTGATATTCAGAGCATCTAGACAGTGTTCACAGCCTTAAATTGTATTATACAGCCCTTTGCTGCATGTCTTCCCCCTTCTCTCTCTGTGCGCGCTTTCCTGTCGTTTCTTCACTGAGCCTTCTAATAAAGTTGAAAATggacaaaaaaatatttgtttatagttttttctctaattgatcttctgagttaacttcagtaaTTACTTCCTTCAAACCATCaatgtgtcttttagaccccattcctacaagactCATCAatgaagtcctgccattaattaatgcttcaatcttaaatctGGTCAACCTATCTGGGGGTTtgctcactatgtgtttatacaccactctgcatttaatcattagtgaGTCTAAACAAATCTAAGATTGTCTTCATACAAGAAACACATTCGACCACGTCAGACATAAAAATGCTGACTACAAGATGGCCAGGTCACTACTTCAAACTCCAAAGCTCATCAAAGATCCATAGGGAAGGTACATTATTGTTCAAGTTAATATCCTATAACCTGCAGCGGCTCCTGGGCCTGGCAGATTAGTACTAcatagaagtgaagaagtgaaatAATTGAAAAGGAGAGGGAGGCTGAGAACAAAGAGCTTGTAGAACTGGGGGATCATATATAGATAAGAACCGGAAGGAGCCTGTTGGGAGGCATCGTCCCGCTCTCCATCGATGTCGGTCAGCTTCGGCTTCGTCCCAGACGAGGTTGACGGTTTGCAGATCCTCCATAAATGTTCAATGCCATGTGATCTTTGGCTAGCCTTGCTTTCCCTTGGCAGTGCGCGGGAACCATGTAATGGGGCTCTTGGCCAGGCGATGAGCGGGTAGATGTAGAATATGGCCCGCAAAGTGGAAGCGCCTTTCGGCAACAACATCAGGCTGAGGGACGGGTGACTGCTCTTCATAAGACCTCTTTGTTCGTTATCCGGTCCCAGTAGGAAGGATGCCAGTATtgattcatccattcatccattcatatccttttcagggtcgcgggacCCGTGCAGCTGTCAACCATCCAGCCGCAGCAGTGGGAGTTGGAGTAGAGACCACGAAGGGCGTCTGCAAACTGCTGGGGGACTCCATAGTGATGTAGGATAGCCCATAGTCGGCCGGTGGACGCTGTCAAAAGCCTTCTTGAAATCGATAAAATTGATAGAAATCTTTTTTTGGTAGTCCAGTGTTTGTTCAACAATCATGTGGAGGGTGAAGATTTGGTCGACACATGACCAGCCACTCCGAAAACCAGCCTGCTCTTCTTGCAATCGCTCGTCCCCTGCATGTCGTAGCCGACTCAAAAGAACAAGGCAATGAGGTAGAAAGAACAAACCATAGTATAAAATCGCTCAACTGAATGCTCCTATAGGGATGTGATGCAAACTAGAAGACTAGACAGAGACTAGACTCATTGAGATCATCAACAAgactggctctcttccacactgtgtgttttgtactgtattcctcccctcacccccaatcggtcgcagcagatggcccctccctgaacctggttctgcaggaggtttcttcctgttaaaagggagtttttccttcccactgtcgccaagtgcttgctcataggagatGATATagttgttggggtttctctgtgttattgtagggggTTTACCTTACAGAATAAagtcatccaagtgactttttcagtttgaagaagaagaaaaagaagtgatgaaacatttctcccactgaaaacgctatgtccagatgaacagaatcaacctctTGGTGAATACCTCAAAATGACAAAGTGAAAAGCTCCAACAGGTTTGATGGGGACCGTTGGTACTCGGCTATTTTCAGATCTCTCCAGAGATGTTCAGTCAGGCTCTTACTGGGTCACTTCAGAGTGGTCCcaagccactcctttgttatcTTGGCTGTGTGCTTAGAGTCACTGTCCTGTTGGAACCGTCGCCCCAGTCCAAGATCCAGAGCCCTCTGGAGCAGGTTATCATCAAAGATGTCTCTGTACATTGCTGCATTAATCTTTCCCTTGACCATCACTAGTTTCCCCATTTCTGCTGCTGAGAAATATTTTGAGgtgaaaaaatgaatttaatccaTTTTAGAATAAGGCTGTAACATGATAAGACAACATGACCGTTGGAACAAGTGATGCACTGTGAATACTTCCACTGTAGGGTGAGGTGGTATTGATGAACTTGTATGATTTGGTGATAACGTCAGTATGTGTTGGGTCTTACAAATAAActtacaaataaaaacacatcaaacaccacaaacataaCTCGAGGTCACAACATCAAGAGCGGGGTGAACAGCAGCATGGCACCAGATCTGCCCTAACCTTCCATTAAACCAATCAGCCAACAACCCTGTGTTACCTGAATATGCTCCCATCCTCGCTGACCTCAGGTGTAATCTCAACCTGCACAGACCAACAGgtaaaaaaatgattaaaaaactgGACtgatcaacaaaaaaaaatcaacaattaGCACATCAGTGACATCACAGTGACACAACTTACCTGTGGTGTATTTGTCTCCAACCTGATGTCAGAGTAGGTCAGTGATGTCACTGCTTCTGCTTGAAAAAAGAGACCTGCAGAAAGATGACATCATCACATCACATGATTACATCCTTCCTGATAAATATCGAGTCAAGTGTAGCTTAGCACAGACTTTGCATACATACACAGCGTTGGCACGATCTTCATCAGGATCTCCATGGCGACACGTTCTGCCCGATTGGATCCAAAGAGTTTTTCTAGAAGTCTCCACGTCGTCTGTCTGCATGTTCCAACTGCTCTCCACTGCAGTGACTTTCTGCAGTCATGTATTTGTTGACCAACCACTGGAAACACTTGAGTTCATCTGAGACCAGAAACTCCAACATCTCCATGATGACAACTGAGTCTGAGGCATTCTGGGAAACAAAAATAGGACAGCTGGTGACATCATGGATCAAGGTGAACTAGTGGTCTTCAGACCTGACATTCCCTCTGAACTTTGCTGAAACTGTCAGgtgacaaaaacaaaccttGTCCCTGATGTGATCCTCTTTCAGCTCCTGCAGTAAAAAGGGTTCTGATTGACCAAGGGCGTGGTAGAACACTTTCTGAGCTTCCTCCCCCTTCCTGAGGACCAAGTCTACTAGAACCCGGTTCCTGTCCTTGCAAGCTCCGTAGATGGCGATGGCCTCCCTTTCTGAGGCGTTTAGGATCCTGCAGCATTGCAGGGCTTCCAGGATGGGGCCGGGTCTCTGGATCCTGCTGATAAGCTTCCGCCGCTGAGTCTTCACAAAGCCTTGGACAGGTtttagatctgattcaggtCTCAGGGGGATCATGGTGAAACGTACAGGGCGAACCTGATGATTTCCGCCGATTAGAGACTGGACTGCGGCCAACACCGCTGGCGCTCTGTCCTCCTGGTAACACCTCATCATTGTTTTGGCGGTGCTGCAGGCGTCAGCAGACCGCAGCCAGCGTGGAGGGATGGGGGGGAAGTCCTGCAGCAGGTCTGACTGACTGAGACCCCACTGGATCCTCCAGAGCTCCACAAGTGGTAGCTTTGAAAGCTCCCACAGCAGTACATCCTCCTTACCGTCCTCCATTGGGGTATGGGGTGAGTCCCAAACCTGAACTGCCTCCAGCATGTCACCCATGAGTTACGTGAGTGCCCTCAGCTTTGACTGACAGGCCAAGAGACCTCCTGCAAGACAAGCAAAGAGGCAACAAAAACCCTGACCAAATCAGTTCAAttccatttcattttatttatataggtccaaatcacaacaatagttgcctcaaggggatttatattgtaaggtaaatagGTGTGCAgagccatagctggactggccatcaggcataccgggcatttgcccagtgggccgatggtgattttgtttttttgttttttgtttttcttttgtaacggtataaacaacgaaaggtggtggattggccagatcatggccgatgtgtaaaaataactcagttttttggtggtggctatggcggagcttccaccaGCAGGttgatgagggaaaggggaggcaggaggaggagagacccgagacGGTcgccgagtgtcaggtgaactgatcTTCAGGTAAGAaattatgacctgcagtctatctgggtcaaaTATAAACtaagtttaggtgtagtttatttttgttgtgctaACCTTTTACAGTCACTTACAATACCTtgtagctagcatgacggagtttctatacagctgggtgggtgctt
The window above is part of the Maylandia zebra isolate NMK-2024a linkage group LG23, Mzebra_GT3a, whole genome shotgun sequence genome. Proteins encoded here:
- the LOC101471393 gene encoding uncharacterized protein LOC101471393 — protein: MEILMKIVPTLCLFFQAEAVTSLTYSDIRLETNTPQVEITPEVSEDGSIFRLRCQQHGVFRCSVTGLVLEGFGDVVYEMVPWDVDFLSSKGLQVAGALFRFHLLTGSFQRLHLPHCQLLSDGGQHFLSVAHVTGDCVDFITPGQVTDSHVTVDISGFSCFGLVTPAPSDQIAGLVLIFSQPTNSTLFVLLLPRNVCLTQVRKEWKRRIGAEYVEAIPDCELIPNHTYKLIGEPVTVIQPEISKFVNFRDYNNFLPSFQVQLKAGATQVRLQLRSHVAGSRLIGWVFGNKECEVWARDIQLKVKVLDLQDEDATLQLLQMLNRLGSEDLKTFQRFLSLRTDPISVSRLEAADRTRTVDLMVQKYHAEGAKEVTEEILRKMSYNQLAAALNKS